The window GGATTATGCACAAACTTAAGTAAACCAATTTGATTTAGTTCATAGTATgatgttatcttatgtttccAGAAGTGATTGATTTTCCTTATGCTAAACTCTTGGTTAACTTGATTTTTCTCTACATTCCGTTGTCAGATGCATGAGTTAGCAATGCAACTTGCTTTGCAGAAATCTCAAAATACAGAACTCAGAAGCCAATTTGAAGGTTAGTACTTAGTATATATCGACTGTATGTATATTTATTTCCTTGGCTGGGTTTCAATTATAATAGATGCCTAAGTATCAAGTAAATTAAAAGACTCCAATCATTTACAGTTACATAGGAAAATACCTTTTTAACTTTCAGATACTGTATAGTTAACATTTTAGGAGTTCTTTTCTacttatcaaaattaatataactTATTAGTaactaaacaattttttatttatggaagTCTTCATGCAAATATCTTAATGTAATCAATCCTTTTTGAGAAGAAGACATTCTGTTTGTAAAAGACCTATAGAATATTCATTTCTAATGATCAAGGTGCATCCCTCTTTCTGTTTTCTTTGTCAAATTGCTAGAATTATGATCCTACCGCAATTACAATCAGGATAGAACTCAAACTGTCGTCACAATTAATCTTCTCTTTCAGTTTCTGTGGCATCAAACATTTAGTTCCCTCTGCTTTTTTGTTCAAAAGAAATTAAGCGAGATTGTTAAGGGTACACTTAATCGTTTTGTGCATTAAGCTGAAACCAATGTTGCTATACCATGGTTTTCAAAGTTCATGCTATATTGATTCTCTTTGTACATTAAGTTGAAACCAATGTTGCTATACCATGGTTTTCAAAGTTCATGCTATATTGATTCTCTTTGTTCTATTGCGTGCAGGACTGCACAAACATATGGAGGGGCTTACGAATGATGTGGAAAGATCAAATGAAATGGttttcatctttctttcctttcttaaTTTACTTGGAGTAAATTTTGCAGTTTATTATTATGTTAGTGTATATATGCTTCTATATAACATATTTCCAGGGGTAACTGAAAATAGACATATTTCCCCACAGAATCATGATTGCGTAAATGTATTATACCAATTTTCTGGATCAAATATCTTCTTGTTGATGATTGATGCTATATGATCGTCTTTGTTTGACATTTATAGGATAATCAATTATAGCCAGAATCTTTAGGTTAATCTGTGATTTGGCTTTAGATGCTTTGAACTAAACGAAATATTGGTAAAGGTGATCTAAATGTAACTGTGTTATATGAGTgatcataaaaaatattgtacatCTATTGCAGGCGCTTATCTTGCAAGAAAAGCTAGAAGAAAAAGATCAAGAGATTGAAAGGCTGAAGAATGAGGCGCAACAAAAGAGCGTAATAGAGGaggaaaaggaggaaaaaaCCGATTCGGCTCCTCtccagaaagagagagatgaagagaTGATtgatggggaaaccaacaactgaGTTATTCAATGCAATTTTGTaggatttaattaatttattccCCTTCCATTTGTGATTTGTACATTAAACATTAATGTAATTCTTTTTGGTGACATTTAtgcttttcattttcaatcTGCACCACCACCAGGTTAGTGGATGAGGTAACATCATCTTGAATTTTAGGTTCCCTCAtcccaaatacaaaattttaccAGTGAGTTGGACCGGTTGAACCACGGATGGGTCTAACACCTGCCTGACCTGTTTGGCAGTTATAAGGCTCACTGTCCATTTTTAAAAGCCTAGTAAAAAATGTAGTATTAGAATCAGGTACTGGTGCATTGTTAAGTAGATTTCTTCCTGTCCATTAGAAAAGGAGAGCAATGTTTATGCATGTATGCCACAAAAGAATGCATTGTTTACCAAGACTAAAATAGACTACCACACCACCGAAAAATATGGTAGGatttcatcatttaaaaaaagatttgagAACAATAAGCAGATTTGGCTAAGGACCACTAtaaactagagagagagagagagagagagctaaaaAGAAAGAGCTAAACGCTTGTAATAGCCTTAACAATTGGGACTACACTTGTATATGCTGGATATGTTCCGTTATCTCAATGGTGCTTTGCTATTCCCTGAGGCCACCCCAATCCAGCGTTACCAACGTTTCCAACTGCCTGTATTGGTTCCACCATCCCCTTTGTAGTGCTGCCAAGTCCCTCCCCCTGCAGatattacaaaatgaaatgtCAACATAGGGAGTGAGTTAACAAAATCAGCATGTAGATTGTCTTAGATGTCAAATTGGAGGACCATTTCCATCCATTCAAGTCATCTTATCCTTCATCAAAGACCAAACCCCAACCCCAATCATCAATCAAAAACCAGTAATAATGTGTGCTAGTGTTAGCCGAGTGACACTATTTGCCTAGAATCAAGAATATCATCAGTTGTTACAGTTTTCTTCTAAGCagatttccaacaaaaaaatgCTAATATTGTGATTAGAACATACCTCCTTCCAGCCCATGCCTTTCAGAAGTTTTCTGGCATAACTACCAGCTCCAAATGACATGTTCAAGGCCTCGGCTGCAGCTTCTTCTGTATTGGCAGAAGCATATGAtgatgactgttcatcttcatCAAACTTTGAATTCTTTTGTCCAGGGGCCACTCCAAAACCCCCATGCAAGGTTCTTCTCTCGGCAGCTCTGTCCCTATACACATGGATTCTCTGCTGGAGATACAGTAGGAGACAAAAAAAGGGGTTTAACAAGGTGGATTGTGAAAAGGATGCATATAATCCAGAAGATCATATCTAAATGTATATTGTTtaaaacatatagaacatttCTCACAAATAGAATATGCCTAATCacccaaaaatccaaaatttttaacTAGCTAGTATGGGTCTGGTACCTTCGGATCAAAATCTAACACTAGTGTAAACAATAAACATAATATCTAGCATCTGATAAAGCATTAAGACATCACTGATAGCTCTTAGCTATGCCATTCCCTTATCAATGCTCAAAACTGTCTTCTTTTGGTATTACTTGACGCCATAAACTGAGTTACTACTTGACGCCATAAACTAGCATTGCATATGCAAACCATCTTCATCAAGGGAATGGTCAAATAGCATTGCACATGTCCATggaaaaacttcaaatttttacATGCATGTGATGCCATTACTTATATGAACTCATGTTTATCTGTTAATTCTATTAAAGGACTCACTCTTGCCATTACGTTATGTGCTTCTATTTTCTATGCTCTTTTGATACTATTGATATACCTTTGTTTGTTGACTAGAATAAGATTAGGTATGGTTTCAGCACATCAACTTCAAATCCAagcttttaaaataaacaagttACCTGTCCAAATGTGGAAAGATTATCTGGTAATGTAGAAAAATCTTTGCTGGTGGATACTCCATCTGCAGTTTTTGATACATGGTTTCCACTAGATTTAGAGAATGGGAGAGAGTGACTATCTACTAATAATTCAGGGAATCCCCAATCTTTTGTTGGGTTGGAAGAATCATAAGTTGACAATGAAGCTAGGTATCTTGCATTTGGTGTCCGCAACTTATAAACTTGACCTGATAGGAGGAAATTTCATATAAGTCCAGAATCACACTATTTTCAACAAACTGCGAAATATCTTTATCATTCGCCATCCGCTTCAGTAAACAAATGAATACAGGCCAATAAAGAACGACCTGGCATATAATGTAGAAGGTTTGTATATGTTGTCAAATGAAAAGAGGTAAATGCAAACCTGACGTGACTCGTACCAGATCAAGATGTACTTCACATATTGGGGCAGTTTTTAGGAGACCACCACCTGAAGGCATGGACGGATGACACTTGGCAGACCTTCTCACTAATCTTCCAACCAGCCTCACCACCTCACCTTTTCCATCCTTTCTGGTCCCTGTAACCTTTTCCCAGTCCCATAAATCCACAACTTCAAATTCTGGCATTGGCTCTTCCCCAGATTTAATGACTTGACCATACTGTGCTCGCCAGTTTTCTTCATCCCATGACGCACCTAATCCACAAATGCTTGTGTTAATCCATGTGTCAAAATTTTGGATCACCAATTTCTTGCACAGGTTAATGACCCAAAAATTGTACAGATCAACTATCTAAACATCCATTTAGGATGGTTTGACAATCAACAGAGAAACTTTAGAAACAATCTTATATGGATTTAAATGGTTGATATTTAAGCAAATGTCAGGTTATTGGTTCTTGGAGAGACAAATGGCTGATACTTGCTAGGATAACATAGGTGAGGTTTACATGTATACATGTGGATGGTGTTAATATTTGGATGAACAAGCCACTTAATAGAGATAACAATAAACCTGatgttaataatattataatgaaaATGGACATCAAGCACTTGATTATTAGCAACATCATACTGGCCATACCTTCATCTAAGACATTTCCACTTGAATTAGTTACATCACAATGGTTCTTTGGACACCATTCTCCTTCCAGCTCATAAGCATCACTGGTCCCTGCAATCCCATGAATCAAGCCAATTTAGGCCCTATCCCAGATAGGGCAGTCTATAAAAAAACAAGAGGATTTGGGACTAACCTTCAGCAGGCAGTGCATCATCTGTTTCCAAGGGCATCATCACATGATCAGAATCAGTAACTACTGGCTTGGAATAACCAGACAAAtaaagttcaataagtgtatcTTCTAACCTAAAAAAGTAAATAGATATAGTCAGGAAAGTGATCATGATGTGATGAGCTGATGATGAATAATAGGAATTGAGATGCTTAAAGTAGCATACCATTCCGATGGAGGAGGTGGATTTTCAGGTTCACTACTGTTGGAGCACTCTGTGTCGCCTGTTAGTAACAGTTAGTTAATTGATCAAATTCAATGCATTTAATCCAGAATCATCAAGCACTTATTTGAAATTGCATAGAAGGAGATTCAAACCCAGTTCTGAAGAATATAAGTGATCTGAAAACATCTGATGGAAACCATATGGGACTAAAGAGAACCTATAGATTTTACAAGATTAATGCCATATTTTTTGGCCAATATGCTATTACAAAGGACTTCTACAATAAATTGACCCAATTGATATTCAAAATAGCTCCAAAGCACAAACTTAAGGTACAATCATTAAGGTCTTGTCAGGCCACAATGCCTATAATAAATCACATTGTGGTTTCCATGATAATAATCATTCTTTGAAATGGAAACAGCATAATATACAAACTTCTTTACAACAGTTGGCATGCATGCTCACCTAGCCTGTTTTCATCAGGAGTAGTCTCTATACACTGGTAAACTTCACATTCATCTCCCTGGAATGCATGGAAATTTTCATTGCTGCCACATCTAAATGTTTCATCTTGACTGGGATTATCATAACCAGTTTCTTTGTTCTGATCAATTTCACCTTCACCACTCTgagaaaaaacaacaaaaactaacaTCAAGAACATTACATAACACAATCCTCTCTATCAAAAACAACCAGAATACTACCTTTTCAGACTCCATAAGCACATAATTTCCATTCTCAAACTTGTAATAAAGCCCATCTCTACCACTATAGTACCATCCAGCAACTGGGTCATGGTAAAATCCACTACTGCATCAAATTAagaccccaaaaaaattataaataaatagaaggaCAACAACTTATGACCGAGCAACAAACTTTAAGGatacataaaaattgaaatacttTGATTTAACCAAAGATGAAATCTTTTTGACAATTTGAGAATCCTAAATTAAtgaaactacaaaaaaaaaggggttgtGTTTTTGAGTAGTAAAGAAAAACCTGGCATGGAAATAGAGCTGAGAATTCTCGTCCCAAACAAAGGAGCAATCGTCTGATTCAGAGGTACCCATcatttgtttttgctttgtttctctATAGTCTATAATTGAGTTGCAGAGATTTGAAATTCAGTGTTAATATTAGAAGTAGAAAGCCACAGGCATTGAAGCTTTGAGTATGGGTCGCCTTGGAAGCGTGGTGGTGATGGAGAACATTGTTTTTTGGTCTGGGCTGAGGCTTGCTGCAAAACAGAGTCCAAAATTGAGTTTGGGCTGAAACTGAGCTTTAGCTTGCTTGAGTTGGGCCCAAAACCCCTTAATTACTTTTTTGAATAGGCCTAAATCTGGGCTCCATCTCCATGGCTCGGTGGCCTAGAAAAGGGGTCTGAGTCGTCTGTCCATGAAaacattgaaaagaaaaggtatCGTTACTTAAAGAGATCTGCTAGCGTTTGAAAGCTTAATGTGGTTACCTAAATGGTTTTATATGATACCCACTCATGCAATTTTTGATAAAACGTGAAGGTAATGAATGTCTTAGGATATTGGTTAACGTTGAATTTTATACTCTAATCAATTGACTTTTGATAAGGAGTCGAGCcacttttagtttaaaatatacTAGCTTCTAAGTATGCGTGTGAGCGCGTGCTTAgaggtttttctatttttgagtaAAAGTTAACAATTTgtattcattataatttgaaattgctaaattttctaatcacaaaaaacaTAGAagtgtgataaaaaaaatatttcatttacaAATGCATAACACTaatcacacccctaggtatttttttttttatcacacccctaggtattttataattagaaaatatagcaatctcaaattataatgaatacaaattattaacctttactcaaaaataaaagagtctcTAGACTAGTCCactataactttaaaaaaaaaaaaaaaaataataataatccactATAACTTGAACATGAATacctaaaatataaaatatgcataaataataatatctctccgttataattgttaaaatccatatctattcatttttattattagtactGAATTCACTCCAATATTTGTAGGCACGTCTaatctaaccttttttttttttttttttttccagtgaAGTATAGAacatgaataatatatatatatatatatatatatattctaagtcatataaaaaataaaaaatccaatacCAAACAGCatcaaaaaatgaagaaagagagtAACAGTAAGTAAACTGTACAGTGGCTTAGATACAGAAGTGGAAAAAGGGTTTGATAATTCAGGGGCCGGTGGCTTTTCTTCCTTGAGTTTAGTCCCTGAACGCAATGTGTAACGTTGAAGCTTCGGTTTCCCCGATCCTACAATGTCTCCTCAAACAAACATACAATACCACAACCTCAgtacccaaaaaacaaaaaatacagagaaagagagagggtgTTGTTAAAGGCAACAAATTTGCAActattagataaaataaaaaatgcaaaaaaaatcagcaaACGCAATGCCcaacaaaatcatcaacaatttaaaaaagaaaaggccatACCTCAACATGCCCTGCGTTTGAGGGCTCAAGTGGCAACTCAAAATCCATGATCTCTTTCTTTGGCACTACTGCTTTCTCAGCATTAGGATTTGGGGAAACCTATAGAATATCAAGCATGTGATTATGTGAATATACAAATGCATTCAACTATCTCTAAGGACCAAAATTATCACAAAAACTTAGACACATACCATGTCGagaaaaaacaaacacagcaATCTTGATAACAATTTTTAGCAATCCACTAAGCAACCAAATCAGCCTGCAAACAAAACTAAGCCAAAGTCAATGTAAATATGTAGTTTCGATTACTCTACAAGTAGCAATTTTGTTACCTTTTAGTCTATCACGTACCGAGAGATAAAGAgctgtttgtgtttgtataGGACTCTATTGCTAAAAAAAGGGGTCTAATAAAATAACAACTTTTTTAAGAAACTActctaaaatttagaatttgaaatggAGTAAACGGTTGGTTTAATTTTTGCtactttttaggaaaaaaatgtatcaaGCGTGAGATCAGAGCCGGCTCAACAGCAGATGCAATCGTCTAAGgcacccaaataaaaaaaggccccacttgtaaaaaaaaattttatatataatatatttatttatatattttagttaaaaaaaattttaagcatttttattggtcaataaaatgcattaaaaaggcCTTATTGTAtcctaaaatacaaaaaaaaaaatgaaaaaaaaaaaaagtcaaagttcAGCTAAcacaattaaattttaggagacAAATGTATTAATTCATTCTTGAAATatgctcaaattaaaattaatagcagacaaattcattaataatataacgtaattgtcttgaaatatgctaaattAGAGATTATAaatgtcaaaaacaaaagaaaaacctcaCAACTCTCTGCCTCTTCATCTATATTCTGACAgttttacctttcttttcttcatcttcatcttgattttgatcttttttcaTCAACTCAGTCAGCCCCTctaacttaaaatttttctttgttgattcctGCATACCACTCTACCAGGCACCAGTCGGCAGTCACAGAAGGTATTTTTCAGCTTCAGTTTTTTCTTCCgctctttctctttgtctttCCGAAAATAAAGACGCAAGACTCATCTATTTCTttaacttatattatatatatttttagtttgtttcacccattcaCTGCACTGCACAACTTTTGGATGGGATGGGACACGTTTTTTGTTCTGCTGGACCTTTATCTACTTTAAAACTTAGCCATAGGATAGAAATTGGAGAAAAAATGCAGATCCGGCTGGATGCTTCATGcttctcaatttctttttaataggAGTACTGTGGTCAGTGGTTTGTCACGTCACGTGACAAACCACTGACCACAGcacagtttttttttggttaaagaacACTTATTCACTTTGGTCCGACGGGttctcaacctttttttttttttttaattaatttatttataatctgacattttacttattattataaattattatgctaattaataatttgatgtatatcatatcaactcatttgtattatagtgacattaatttattaaatcatgtattaaattaatttttatttgtgcaggTTTAAACTTTCAAGTGGTCACGGCTCTAGAAAAATTGCAATAACCAGGTTCTATTGttctatattttaaaaaatatttttagttaaattatcatttttaattataaattgtgttttatttatctataaatattttcacattataaatgtctactagaaaatatttatccggatatgaaaaacttcttaaaaagagaaaaattgaaaaacaaattgaatctcaaaaaggatCTATGGATAAATTTAttactagtattaaaaaaaacacaatagaaagtttgggtgaaaatattacaaatgaacaagaaacttatcaaaaagagttggaagatgatgaaattatacaacaaaaagagaataatGAAAATAGTCCTAATAATGTTGAAACATCTGATGTAACAATAAttgataatgaaaaacaaaataatttagaagaaaatgaaaaaatgactAACCTACTTACTAATAATATCTATGATCCAAGTCAATGGGAAAATATTGATACAAAATTAAGAGATTTATTAGTAGAAAAGGGTCCAATTAGAGAGAATGATATAAAATTTCCTTTAGATAAAGAGCGTAGACATTTTTCtactacattttattttaaaaagttatcaaATGGGGAGAAATTTGATAGAAGATGGCTAGTGTATTCAAAAGATTTGGATaaagcattttgtttttgttgcaagTTGTTTAATTCAACAACACATGGTAATAGTACAAATCAACTTATTAATGAAGGAACTAATGATTGGAGAAATATTAGCAATAAGATTAAAAATCATGAAACAAGCAAAGAGCATGTTACTAACATGAATGCTTGGATTGATTTAGAAATGagattattgaaaaataaaacaattgataaaaatttCCAAGAACAAGTAAACAAAGAGAAAGATCATTGGAAAAAAGTGTTGTTAAGAATTATTGCTGTAGTAAAAAATcttggaaaaaataatttggcCTTTcgaggaaaaaatgaaaagatctATCAAGAAAATAATGGAAACTTTTTAAGTCTAATTGAAATGATTGCAGAATTTGATCCAGTAATGCAAGAACATGTTCAACGTATTCAACATGGTGCAATTCATAATCATTATCTTGGACATAATATACAAAATGAATTGATACAATTGTTAGCAAATGAAATTAAaggtaaaattattaaaaagattaaggaagcaaaatatttttcaattatacttGATTATACTCCAGATGTAAGTCATCAAGAACAAATGACTCTAGTATTAAGATGTGTGAATATTTCAACTAGTCCAATAAAAATAGATGAGcattttgtagaatttttaaaaGTAGATGATACTTCTGGAAAAGgtctttttaatgaaattataagTGTAATAAAAagtcttgaacttgatattaaTGACGTACGTGGACAAGGATATGACAATGGGTCtaatatgaaaggaaaaaaacaaggggtacaaaaaagaataattgaTATAAACCCTAGAGCATTTTACACACCGTGTGGTTGTCATAATCTTAATCTTGTGCTATGCGATGTGGCCAATTCTTGTCCTAAAGGTATATCTTTTTTTGGAGTAGTACAGCGTATATATacattgttttcttcttccacAAAGCGatggaaaattttacaaaataatgtttcAAGTTTAACTCTTAAACCATTGTCACAAACACGTTGGGAAAGTCGAATTGAAAGTgtaaaagcaataaaatttcaagCTTTAGAAATAAGAGATGCTTTGTTACAATTAGCAAAAACGAGTGAAGATCCTAAAACAAAAAGTGAAGCTGATTGTTTGGCAACATATGAGCTTGAAAGTTTTGAATTCTTGTTAGGCATGACTATTTGGtatgatatattattttctgTTAACTCTGTTAGTAAAAATTTACAATCAAAAGACATGCATATTGATGTTGCCATAGATCAACTAAAGGGTCtcatatctttttttaaaaaatatagagaagatgGATTTACATCTGCTATGATTTCATCTAAAGAGATTGCAATCAAAATGGAAATAGAGCCTATATTTCATGAAAAACGTATAATTCgtagaaaaaaacaatttgatgAGAATGTTAATGATGAGATAACACAATCTGCTGAAGAATCTTttagaattaattattttttatatatagtagatcaagctatttcatcaattgaaagtaggtttgaacaatttcaaatatatgaggatatttttggttttttatttaattttgaaaaactaaaagcacTAGATGATATTagtttgaaaaattattgtcttaatcttgaaagTTTTC of the Quercus robur chromosome 10, dhQueRobu3.1, whole genome shotgun sequence genome contains:
- the LOC126702046 gene encoding uncharacterized protein LOC126702046 isoform X1; translation: MMGTSESDDCSFVWDENSQLYFHASSGFYHDPVAGWYYSGRDGLYYKFENGNYVLMESEKSGEGEIDQNKETGYDNPSQDETFRCGSNENFHAFQGDECEVYQCIETTPDENRLGDTECSNSSEPENPPPPSEWLEDTLIELYLSGYSKPVVTDSDHVMMPLETDDALPAEGTSDAYELEGEWCPKNHCDVTNSSGNVLDEGASWDEENWRAQYGQVIKSGEEPMPEFEVVDLWDWEKVTGTRKDGKGEVVRLVGRLVRRSAKCHPSMPSGGGLLKTAPICEVHLDLVRVTSGQVYKLRTPNARYLASLSTYDSSNPTKDWGFPELLVDSHSLPFSKSSGNHVSKTADGVSTSKDFSTLPDNLSTFGQQRIHVYRDRAAERRTLHGGFGVAPGQKNSKFDEDEQSSSYASANTEEAAAEALNMSFGAGSYARKLLKGMGWKEGEGLGSTTKGMVEPIQAVGNVGNAGLGWPQGIAKHH
- the LOC126702046 gene encoding uncharacterized protein LOC126702046 isoform X3, producing the protein MGTSESDDCSFVWDENSQLYFHASSGFYHDPVAGWYYSGRDGLYYKFENGNYVLMESEKSGEGEIDQNKETGYDNPSQDETFRCGSNENFHAFQGDECEVYQCIETTPDENRLGDTECSNSSEPENPPPPSEWLEDTLIELYLSGYSKPVVTDSDHVMMPLETDDALPAEGTSDAYELEGEWCPKNHCDVTNSSGNVLDEGASWDEENWRAQYGQVIKSGEEPMPEFEVVDLWDWEKVTGTRKDGKGEVVRLVGRLVRRSAKCHPSMPSGGGLLKTAPICEVHLDLVRVTSGQVYKLRTPNARYLASLSTYDSSNPTKDWGFPELLVDSHSLPFSKSSGNHVSKTADGVSTSKDFSTLPDNLSTFGQQRIHVYRDRAAERRTLHGGFGVAPGQKNSKFDEDEQSSSYASANTEEAAAEALNMSFGAGSYARKLLKGMGWKEGEGLGSTTKGMVEPIQAVGNVGNAGLGWPQGIAKHH
- the LOC126702046 gene encoding uncharacterized protein LOC126702046 isoform X2 yields the protein MMGTSESDDCSFVWDENSQLYFHASSGFYHDPVAGWYYSGRDGLYYKFENGNYVLMESEKSGEGEIDQNKETGYDNPSQDETFRCGSNENFHAFQGDECEVYQCIETTPDENRLGDTECSNSSEPENPPPPSEWLEDTLIELYLSGYSKPVVTDSDHVMMPLETDDALPAEGTSDAYELEGEWCPKNHCDVTNSSGNVLDEGASWDEENWRAQYGQVIKSGEEPMPEFEVVDLWDWEKVTGTRKDGKGEVVRLVGRLVRRSAKCHPSMPSGGGLLKTAPICEVHLDLVRVTSGQVYKLRTPNARYLASLSTYDSSNPTKDWGFPELLVDSHSLPFSKSSGNHVSKTADGVSTSKDFSTLPDNLSTFGQRIHVYRDRAAERRTLHGGFGVAPGQKNSKFDEDEQSSSYASANTEEAAAEALNMSFGAGSYARKLLKGMGWKEGEGLGSTTKGMVEPIQAVGNVGNAGLGWPQGIAKHH